A window of the Vigna angularis cultivar LongXiaoDou No.4 chromosome 3, ASM1680809v1, whole genome shotgun sequence genome harbors these coding sequences:
- the LOC108319816 gene encoding uncharacterized protein LOC108319816, whose translation MTKDEKELWSTLDAMVFFWLYAVISNDPLHRVIELDATTMDAWNRLRDIFQDTKHSRVVSKSHLVIQLVSGLRSAYHGVGTLIRQSDPLPLFYQVQSMLILKEARLGKEAATSS comes from the exons ATGACTAAGGATGAAAAGGAATTATGGTCGACTCTTGATGCTATGGTTTTTTTCTGGCTTTATGCAGTCATCTCCAATGACCCGTTGCATAGAGTTATTGAACTCGATGCCACGACCATGGATGCTTGGAATAGGTTAAGAGATATTTTCCAAGACACCAAACATTCCCGTGTG GTGTCGAAGAGCCACCTCGTCATTCAACTTGTTTCGGGTCTCAGAAGTGCATATCACGGTGTAGGGACGTTAATTCGACAAAGTGATCCCCTACCTCTGTTTTATCAGGTTCAGTCGATGCTCATACTTAAGGAAGCCAGATTGGGAAAAGAGGCTGCCACGAGCTCATAG